One genomic segment of Hippoglossus hippoglossus isolate fHipHip1 chromosome 22, fHipHip1.pri, whole genome shotgun sequence includes these proteins:
- the ppp2r3a gene encoding serine/threonine-protein phosphatase 2A regulatory subunit B'' subunit alpha isoform X2 → MMIKETSLRLDPDLRGELAFLARGCDFVLPSRFKKRIKSFQQQQVQSKQEKKPGTPPPAPAPAPATPTPTPRSPSPPLAPVIVTPPPPAINIPRFYYPRGLPALGPAANHDSAIAAIEAAFTEFEEEKADIYEMGKIAKACGCPLYWKSAMFYGAGGERTGFVSVHSFIATWRKLLHSCHDDSSRFIYLLAKPGCNYLEQEDFIPLMQDIVDTHPGLTFLKDAPEFHSRYITTVIQRIFYVVNRSWTGRINMIELRRSNFLQTLALLEEEDDINQITDYFSYEHFYVIYCKFWELDVDHDLYIDPKDLSRYNDHASSSRIIERLFSGAVTRGNAVQREGRMSYAEFVWFLISEEDKKNPTSIEYWFRCMDADGDGVLSMFELEYFYEEQCERMERMGIEPLPFQDLLCQMLDLVKPESSGKITLSDLKRCRMAYIFFDTFFNLEKYLDHEQRDPFAVQKDIDSEGPEPSDWDKYASEEYEILVAEETANEQLHEGSFDDDYDSEELQVPGEIGNKMEKLVISDLTA, encoded by the exons ATGATGATCAAGGAGACGTCGTTACGCCTGGACCCTGACCTGAGGGGGGAGCTGGCCTTTCTGGCCAGGGGGTGTGACTTTGTCCTCCCCTCGCGATTCAAGAAAAGAATCAAGTCCTTCCAGCAGCAACAG GTCCAGTCCAAACAAGAGAAGAAACCAGGCACGCCACCGCCGGCCCCCGCCCCAGCCCCAGCCACACCGACCCCGACGCCGCGCTCGCCCAGCCCTCCTCTGGCTCCGGTGATCgtcacccctcctccccccgcCATCAACATTCCCAGGTTCTACTACCCCCGTGGGCTCCCTGCCCTGGGCCCGGCTGCCAACCACGACTCGGCCATCGCTGCCATCGAGGCGGCCTTCACGGAGTTCGAGGAGGAGAAGGCGGACATTTATGAAATGGGCAAGATTGCAAAG gcTTGTGGGTGTCCTCTCTACTGGAAGTCGGCCATGTTCTACGGTGCCGGTGGCGAGAGGACGGGCTTCGTCTCGGTCCACTCCTTCATTGCAACCTGGAGGAA GTTGTTGCACAGTTGCCACGATGATTCATCCAGGTTTATTTACCTGCTGGCCAAACCTGGCTGTAACTACCTGGAGCAGGAGGATTTCATTCCTCTGATGCAG GACATCGTGGATACTCACCCTGGACTCACCTTTCTGAAGGATGCACCTGAATTCCATTCCCGCTACATCACAACG GTGATCCAGCGGATATTCTACGTGGTGAACCGTTCGTGGACGGGTCGGATCAACATGATCGAGCTGCGCCGGAGCAACTTCCTGCAGACCCTGgccctgctggaggaggaggacgacatCAACCAGATCACCGACTACTTCTCCTACGAGCACTTCTACGTCATCTACTGCAAGTTCTGGGAGCTGGACGTCGACCACGACCTCTACATCGACCCCAAAGACCTGTCGAGATACAACGACCACG CATCCTCGAGCAGAATCATTGAGAGATTGTTCTCGGGCGCCGTCACTCG GGGTAACGCGGtgcagagagaaggaaggatgAGCTACGCCGAGTTTGTCTGGTTCCTCATATCTGAGGAGGACAAGAAGAATCCCACCAG TATTGAGTACTGGTTCCGGTGCATGGACGCAGATGGCGACGGCGTCCTCTCCATGTTTGAGTTGGAGTATTTCTACGAGGAGCAGTGCGAGAGGATGGAAAGAATGGGCATCGAACCTCTGCCCTTCCAGGATCTCCTCTGCCAGATGCTTGACCTGGTCAAACCTGAGAGCTCAG GTAAGATAACTCTGAGCGATCTGAAGCGCTGCCGGATGGCCTACATATTCTTTGACACCTTCTTCAACCTGGAGAAATACCTGGACCATGAACAGAGGGACCCGTTTGCTGTGCAAAAG GACATTGACAGTGAAGGTCCGGAGCCGTCTGACTGGGATAAATACGCCTCGGAGGAGTACGAGATACTGGTGGCAGAAGAGACTGCAAACGAACAGCTACACGAGGG gTCTTTTGACGACGACTATGATTCTGAGGAGCTTCAGGTCCCCGGAGAGATTgggaataaaatggaaaaactggTGATATCAGATCTGACGGCATAA